From the genome of Duffyella gerundensis, one region includes:
- a CDS encoding amidohydrolase yields MSALTITLLQEPLAWMDGEANLRHFDPLLRDLQDRDLIILPEMFTTGFAMEAAKSSLPEDWVIAWLHGHAQHCDALVGGSAAIQTAQGAVNRFLLVEPDGTVHRYDKRHLFRMADEHHHYLAGEQRAVLNWRGWRILPQVCYDLRFPVFSRNQNDYDLAIWVANWPAPRALHWQALLLARAIENQAYVAGCNRVGIDGNQHHYSGDSQIISPQGEILAVAAPHQPARLDATLSLDALRAYRERFPAWRDADAFQL; encoded by the coding sequence ATGTCAGCTTTAACGATCACCTTATTGCAGGAACCTTTAGCCTGGATGGATGGCGAAGCGAACCTGCGCCATTTTGATCCGCTGCTGCGCGATCTTCAGGATCGTGATCTGATCATTCTGCCGGAGATGTTCACCACCGGTTTCGCCATGGAGGCAGCCAAAAGCTCGCTGCCTGAGGATTGGGTTATCGCCTGGTTGCATGGCCACGCGCAGCATTGCGATGCGTTAGTCGGCGGCAGCGCAGCGATCCAGACCGCACAGGGCGCGGTTAATCGTTTCCTGCTGGTGGAGCCCGATGGCACGGTGCATCGTTACGATAAACGCCATCTGTTTCGTATGGCGGACGAGCATCATCACTATCTGGCGGGTGAACAGCGCGCGGTGCTGAACTGGCGCGGCTGGCGTATTCTGCCGCAGGTCTGTTACGACCTGCGCTTTCCGGTGTTCTCGCGCAATCAGAACGATTATGACCTGGCAATTTGGGTCGCCAACTGGCCCGCGCCGCGCGCGCTACACTGGCAGGCGCTGCTGCTGGCGCGGGCGATTGAGAATCAGGCGTATGTGGCGGGCTGTAATCGCGTGGGCATCGATGGTAATCAGCATCACTACAGCGGCGATAGCCAGATTATCTCTCCGCAGGGCGAGATTCTGGCTGTCGCCGCACCGCATCAGCCTGCGCGGCTGGATGCCACGCTGTCGCTGGACGCGTTACGGGCATACCGCGAGCGCTTCCCTGCCTGGCGCGATGCTGATGCCTTTCAGCTCTAG
- a CDS encoding pyridoxal phosphate-dependent aminotransferase yields MSHVLYQPESKLPALGTTIFSRMSALAQQHNAINLSQGFPDFDGPRYLQERLAWHVSQGANQYAPMTGVAALREAIADKTAELYDYRPDADLEVTVTAGATEALYAAITALVRPGDEVICFDPSYDSYAPAVALAGGVLKRIALQPPAFRVDWAAFASLITDNTRLVIVNTPHNPSATVWRNSDYDALWQAIADRPIGVLSDEVYEHICFTEAGHASVLTHADLRLRAIAVSSFGKTFHVTGWKVGYCVAPPALSAEIRKVHQYLTFSVNTPAQLAIADMLRQQPAHYRELSAFYRERRDRLIAALANSRFRVLPCEGTYFLLLDYSAISDRDDVSFCEWLTTEVGVAAIPLSVFCDGAFPHKLIRLCFAKQPATLDAAAERLCQL; encoded by the coding sequence ATGAGCCACGTCCTCTATCAGCCCGAGAGCAAGTTGCCCGCGCTCGGCACCACAATTTTCAGCCGCATGAGCGCCCTCGCCCAGCAGCACAACGCCATTAATCTGTCGCAGGGTTTTCCCGATTTTGACGGCCCGCGTTATCTACAGGAGCGCCTCGCCTGGCACGTTAGCCAGGGCGCAAATCAATATGCGCCGATGACGGGCGTTGCGGCGCTGCGTGAGGCGATCGCCGACAAAACCGCCGAGTTGTATGACTACCGTCCCGATGCCGATTTGGAAGTCACCGTCACCGCCGGTGCGACCGAGGCGCTGTACGCCGCGATCACCGCGCTGGTGCGGCCAGGCGACGAAGTGATCTGTTTCGATCCGAGCTATGACAGCTATGCACCGGCAGTGGCGCTGGCGGGCGGCGTGTTAAAACGCATCGCGCTTCAGCCACCCGCTTTTCGCGTCGACTGGGCAGCCTTTGCCAGCCTGATTACCGATAACACCAGGCTGGTGATCGTCAACACGCCGCACAATCCTTCCGCCACGGTCTGGCGCAACAGCGACTACGATGCGCTGTGGCAGGCAATTGCCGATCGGCCGATCGGTGTGCTGAGTGATGAAGTGTATGAGCACATCTGTTTCACCGAGGCGGGCCACGCCAGCGTGCTGACCCATGCGGATTTACGGCTGCGCGCCATCGCCGTCTCCTCCTTCGGCAAAACCTTTCATGTCACCGGCTGGAAAGTAGGTTACTGCGTGGCGCCACCGGCGCTAAGCGCTGAGATTCGCAAGGTGCATCAGTATCTGACGTTCTCGGTGAATACGCCGGCTCAGCTGGCGATTGCCGATATGCTGCGCCAGCAACCGGCGCACTACCGCGAGCTGTCGGCCTTCTATCGCGAACGACGCGATCGTCTGATTGCCGCGTTAGCCAACAGTCGCTTCCGCGTGCTGCCGTGTGAAGGTACCTATTTTCTGCTGCTGGATTACAGTGCCATCTCCGATCGGGATGACGTCAGCTTTTGCGAATGGCTCACCACAGAAGTTGGTGTGGCCGCGATTCCGCTGTCGGTGTTTTGCGATGGCGCATTTCCGCATAAACTGATCCGTCTCTGTTTCGCTAAACAACCGGCGACGCTCGACGCTGCCGCGGAGCGCTTATGTCAGCTTTAA
- a CDS encoding methylthioribulose 1-phosphate dehydratase: protein MSATSQLEQLVAACHWIGSRGWAPATGGNMSVRRDATSCLLSESGKDKGSLTADDFIVVDIANNRAASGRRPSAETGLHTLLYRLFPDAGAVLHTHTVNATVLSRVEQGEVLRLHGYEMQKSLSGQQSHLDSVEIALFDNDQDIAALAARIEAFARTSPLRYGFLLRGHGLTCWGKDVSEARRHLEGLEFLFECERQRRLLERS from the coding sequence ATGTCAGCGACTTCGCAGCTCGAACAACTGGTCGCCGCCTGCCACTGGATCGGCAGTCGCGGCTGGGCACCGGCCACTGGCGGCAATATGTCGGTGCGCCGCGATGCCACATCCTGCCTGCTCAGCGAATCGGGCAAAGACAAAGGCAGCCTGACCGCCGACGATTTTATTGTGGTTGATATCGCCAACAATCGTGCCGCTTCAGGCCGTCGCCCCTCGGCTGAAACGGGCCTGCATACCTTGCTCTATCGACTGTTTCCTGACGCCGGTGCGGTGCTGCATACGCATACCGTTAACGCGACCGTGCTATCGCGCGTGGAGCAGGGCGAGGTGCTGCGGCTGCACGGCTACGAGATGCAGAAAAGCCTTAGCGGTCAGCAGAGCCATCTCGACAGTGTGGAGATCGCGCTGTTTGATAACGATCAGGATATTGCCGCGCTGGCGGCGCGTATCGAAGCGTTCGCCCGCACCTCACCGCTGCGTTACGGCTTTCTGCTGCGCGGCCACGGTTTAACCTGCTGGGGAAAAGATGTCAGCGAGGCGCGCCGCCATCTTGAAGGCCTGGAATTTTTATTTGAGTGCGAGCGGCAGCGCCGCCTGTTGGAGAGATCATGA
- the mtnC gene encoding acireductone synthase, producing MIRAIVTDIEGTTSDIRFVHEVLFPYARTHLAEFVQREQQQPAVAEALNRVREEIAQPQADVQTLIAALFGFMDEDKKSTGLKALQGMIWRDGYLSGRFTGHLYADVLPALQAWRAQGIALYVYSSGSVAAQKLLFGYSDEGDITALFSGYFDTHVGAKRDVASYQNIARQIDLPAEQLLFLSDIHQELDAAAAAGWQTIQLIRGEADSSSQHRQVASFDQITAELT from the coding sequence ATGATCCGCGCCATTGTTACCGATATAGAAGGCACCACCAGCGATATCCGTTTTGTGCACGAGGTGCTGTTCCCATACGCGCGCACGCATCTGGCGGAATTTGTCCAGCGGGAACAGCAGCAGCCCGCGGTTGCCGAGGCGCTTAACCGCGTGCGTGAAGAGATTGCTCAGCCACAGGCCGATGTGCAGACGCTGATTGCCGCGCTGTTTGGCTTTATGGATGAGGATAAGAAGTCCACCGGCCTCAAGGCGTTGCAGGGCATGATCTGGCGTGACGGCTATCTCAGCGGCCGATTTACCGGCCATCTTTACGCCGATGTGCTGCCCGCGCTGCAGGCCTGGCGCGCGCAGGGCATAGCGCTTTATGTTTATTCATCCGGCTCGGTAGCTGCGCAGAAATTGTTATTTGGCTACAGCGATGAAGGTGATATCACAGCGTTGTTCAGCGGCTATTTTGATACGCATGTCGGTGCCAAGCGCGACGTCGCCTCTTATCAGAACATCGCCCGGCAGATCGATCTGCCCGCCGAACAGTTGCTGTTTTTATCCGATATTCATCAGGAGCTGGATGCCGCCGCTGCCGCCGGATGGCAGACCATTCAGCTTATTCGCGGCGAGGCGGACAGCAGCAGCCAGCATCGCCAGGTCGCATCCTTTGATCAGATAACCGCGGAGTTAACATGA